In a genomic window of Streptomyces roseoviridis:
- a CDS encoding MFS transporter: MYLADRSAPRGSTSAPDRVRGTVRAVSPTVLALGTVSLVTDVSTEMVTAVLPLYLVVGLGLSPLGFGVLDGVQNGVSALVQLTGGHLADRVRDHKLVAGIGYGLSALCKPLLLVPHLGALGAALALDRTGKGLRTAPRDALISLSAPPEHQGRAFGVHRAMDTTGALLGPIVAFLVLGAAAGGYDAVFAVSGCVAALGVLVLVLFVPSGKKSAGGGGKAAEVPAAGAPREEGTDLRAAFGLLRSRRLRALFGCAVLLGLTTVSDAFLYLLVQRRTGIDEQLFPLLPLGTAAVFLLLALPAGRLADRVGRRAVFLAGHAGLLLAYALLLWAPATPALPYLVLVLHGLFYAATDGVLPAAVAAVVPERLRASGIALVGTGQALARFCCSLAFGAAWAAWGDGPALAAAAAGLACCAAAAGVALRPARPARPARLTGDPR; encoded by the coding sequence GTGTACCTGGCCGATCGCTCCGCACCGCGCGGGTCGACCTCCGCGCCGGACCGCGTCCGCGGCACGGTCCGGGCGGTCTCCCCGACCGTCCTGGCGCTCGGTACGGTCAGCCTGGTCACGGACGTCTCCACCGAGATGGTCACCGCCGTGCTGCCCCTGTACCTGGTGGTGGGCCTCGGACTGAGCCCGCTGGGCTTCGGCGTGCTGGACGGGGTGCAGAACGGGGTGAGCGCCCTCGTGCAGCTCACCGGCGGTCATCTGGCGGACCGGGTGCGCGACCACAAGCTGGTGGCGGGGATCGGTTACGGCCTGTCGGCGCTGTGCAAGCCGCTGCTGCTGGTGCCGCACCTGGGCGCGCTGGGCGCGGCCCTCGCGCTCGACCGTACGGGCAAGGGCCTGCGCACCGCTCCACGGGACGCGCTGATCTCGCTGTCCGCGCCGCCGGAGCACCAGGGCCGGGCCTTCGGCGTGCACCGCGCCATGGACACGACGGGGGCGCTGCTCGGCCCGATCGTCGCGTTCCTCGTCCTCGGTGCGGCGGCGGGGGGTTACGACGCGGTGTTCGCCGTGAGCGGGTGCGTGGCCGCGCTCGGCGTGCTGGTCCTGGTGCTGTTCGTACCGAGCGGGAAGAAGTCCGCGGGCGGTGGCGGGAAGGCGGCGGAAGTCCCCGCGGCCGGGGCGCCCCGGGAGGAAGGGACCGACCTGCGGGCCGCGTTCGGGCTGCTGCGGTCCCGGCGGCTGCGGGCGCTGTTCGGCTGCGCCGTGCTCCTCGGCCTGACCACGGTCAGCGACGCCTTCCTCTATCTGCTGGTGCAGCGCCGTACGGGGATCGACGAGCAACTGTTCCCGCTGCTGCCGCTCGGTACGGCGGCGGTCTTCCTGCTGCTCGCCCTGCCGGCCGGGCGGCTCGCCGACCGGGTGGGGCGGCGTGCGGTCTTCCTCGCGGGGCACGCCGGACTGCTGCTCGCGTACGCGCTGTTGCTCTGGGCGCCGGCCACGCCCGCGCTGCCGTATCTGGTCCTGGTGCTCCACGGACTGTTCTACGCCGCCACCGACGGCGTGCTGCCGGCGGCGGTCGCCGCCGTGGTGCCCGAGCGGCTGCGGGCCAGTGGCATCGCCCTGGTCGGCACCGGTCAGGCGCTGGCCCGCTTCTGCTGTTCCCTGGCCTTCGGCGCCGCGTGGGCCGCGTGGGGCGACGGCCCGGCGCTCGCCGCGGCGGCCGCGGGCCTCGCCTGCTGCGCGGCCGCCGCCGGCGTCGCCCTGCGCCCCGCTCGCCCCGCGCGCCCGGCGCGCCTCACGGGAGATCCGCGATGA
- a CDS encoding WecB/TagA/CpsF family glycosyltransferase, with the protein MTTRQNLFGVTLDALTMDQTVTRCLDAVRTGERLEIGVVNAAKLVNMRRDPALARAVSGCDLVLADGQAVVWAGRLLRRPLPERVAGIDLFMRLLAEAEREGLSVYFLGARQDVLEKMLRQVATRFPGLRVAGSRNGYFDDDRQPEIADAIAASGAHMLFLGMTSPKKEIFTAGYGERTRVALVHGVGGSFDILAGVTRRAPERWQRLGLEWLYRALQEPRRLGRRYLTTNVSFALMTARELLRPVPTVGTASTVTRGES; encoded by the coding sequence ATGACCACACGACAGAACCTGTTCGGCGTCACCCTCGACGCCCTCACCATGGACCAGACCGTGACCCGCTGCCTCGACGCCGTACGCACCGGCGAACGCCTCGAGATCGGCGTCGTCAACGCCGCCAAGCTGGTCAACATGCGCCGCGACCCCGCCCTCGCCCGCGCCGTCTCCGGCTGCGACCTCGTGCTCGCCGACGGGCAGGCCGTCGTGTGGGCCGGCCGGCTGCTGCGCCGGCCGCTGCCCGAACGCGTCGCCGGCATCGACCTGTTCATGCGGCTGCTCGCCGAAGCCGAGCGCGAAGGACTCTCCGTCTACTTCCTCGGCGCCCGCCAGGACGTCCTGGAGAAGATGCTCCGCCAGGTCGCCACCCGCTTCCCCGGTCTGCGCGTCGCCGGCAGCCGCAACGGCTACTTCGACGACGACCGGCAGCCCGAGATCGCCGACGCCATCGCCGCCAGCGGCGCCCACATGCTGTTCCTCGGCATGACCTCGCCCAAGAAGGAGATCTTCACCGCCGGTTACGGCGAGCGCACCCGGGTGGCCCTCGTCCACGGAGTCGGCGGATCCTTCGACATCCTCGCCGGCGTCACCCGGCGCGCCCCCGAACGCTGGCAGCGGCTCGGCCTCGAATGGCTCTACCGCGCCCTCCAGGAGCCGCGCCGCCTCGGCCGCCGCTACCTCACCACCAACGTCTCCTTCGCCCTCATGACGGCACGGGAGCTGCTCCGCCCCGTGCCGACCGTCGGCACCGCCAGCACCGTGACAAGGGGGGAATCCTGA